From the Musa acuminata AAA Group cultivar baxijiao chromosome BXJ1-2, Cavendish_Baxijiao_AAA, whole genome shotgun sequence genome, one window contains:
- the LOC135603352 gene encoding noroxomaritidine synthase-like, giving the protein MDRSWLMDTKTYLQAYPDIVLAFVCFAFFFYYCYYDRICRSRSRIPVNWPVVGMLPALLVNLHRLHDWGTDVLREAGCSFWFRGPWFLGMNHLLTCDPANVHHVFGANFSNYPKGEAFLEIFDILGDGIFNSDEQSWKEQRTKAHSIMSGRRFRTFVADSARNKVEKGLLPLIHHIAQRGVAVDLQDVFLRLTFDTTCNLVFGVDPRCLSVEFPTIPFARAMDDAMAALLTRQTVPPAWWKLMRWLRVGEEKKLAMAWKEVDHFIAEHIAEKKRSGEANDDMLSAYINDNDDDNDRAMDGKRSTEFDKFLRDTAVNFMLAGRDTTGAALTWFFWLLSQNPMVEAKILKELEEATSLRKERPSSDELIVFGTDELGKMVYLHAALCESLRLFPPVPFEHKSVLQSEVLPSGHRVGQGTKILVSAYAMGRMEGVWGGDWAEVRPERWISEKGRMRYEPSYKFLAFNSGPRACLGKDVAFAQMKTVVAAMVYNFHVEVLRGPVAAPKLSIILQVKNGLMARIERRDRK; this is encoded by the coding sequence ATGGACAGGAGTTGGCTGATGGATACGAAGACCTACTTGCAAGCTTACCCTGACATCGTCTTAGCTTTCGTTTGCTTCGCCTTCTTCTTCTATTACTGTTACTATGACCGAATCTGTCGTAGTAGGTCGAGAATCCCAGTGAATTGGCCCGTGGTCGGGATGCTCCCGGCGCTGCTCGTCAACCTCCACCGCCTCCACGACTGGGGCACCGACGTGCTTCGGGAGGCCGGCTGCAGCTTCTGGTTCCGCGGTCCCTGGTTCTTGGGCATGAACCATCTGTTGACGTGCGACCCCGCCAACGTGCACCATGTCTTCGGCGCCAACTTCTCCAACTACCCCAAGGGGGAGGCGTTCCTGGAGATCTTCGACATCCTCGGCGACGGCATCTTCAACTCCGACGAGCAGTCGTGGAAGGAGCAGAGGACGAAGGCCCATAGCATCATGAGCGGTCGAAGGTTCCGGACCTTCGTCGCGGATTCGGCTCGAAACAAGGTGGAGAAGGGGCTGCTCCCTCTCATCCACCACATCGCACAGCGAGGGGTGGCGGTGGACCTGCAAGATGTCTTTTTGAGGCTGACCTTCGACACCACCTGTAACTTGGTTTTCGGCGTCGATCCGCGTTGCCTCTCGGTCGAGTTCCCCACGATCCCGTTTGCCAGGGCGATGGACGACGCCATGGCCGCTTTGCTTACCAGGCAGACGGTGCCGCCGGCTTGGTGGAAGCTGATGAGGTGGTTGAGGGTCGGCGAGGAGAAGAAGCTGGCGATGGCATGGAAAGAAGTGGACCATTTCATAGCCGAACACATAGCGGAGAAGAAGAGATCAGGTGAAGCGAATGACGATATGCTATCGGCTTATATCAACGATAATGACGACGATAACGATCGAGCTATGGATGGGAAGAGATCTACCGAGTTCGACAAGTTCCTCAGGGACACGGCCGTGAACTTTATGCTTGCGGGGAGGGACACAACCGGAGCAGCGCTCACATGGTTCTTTTGGCTGCTGTCGCAGAATCCCATGGTGGAAGCAAAGATTCTGAAGGAATTGGAGGAGGCGACGTCTCTACGAAAAGAAAGACCGAGCTCCGACGAGCTGATCGTGTTCGGCACCGACGAGCTCGGGAAGATGGTCTACTTGCACGCGGCATTGTGCGAGTCACTGAGGCTTTTTCCTCCGGTTCCTTTCGAGCACAAGAGCGTGCTGCAGAGTGAAGTCCTCCCGAGTGGCCACAGAGTCGGACAAGGGACGAAGATCTTGGTGTCGGCGTACGCCATGGGAAGGATGGAGGGAGTGTGGGGCGGTGATTGGGCGGAGGTCAGGCCAGAGAGGTGGATCTCGGAGAAGGGGAGGATGAGGTATGAGCCATCGTACAAGTTCCTAGCATTCAACTCAGGCCCCAGGGCTTGTCTGGGGAAAGATGTGGCCTTCGCCCAGATGAAGACGGTGGTGGCTGCAATGGTGTACAACTTCCATGTGGAGGTGCTTCGAGGCCCTGTGGCTGCACCAAAGCTTTCCATCATCCTCCAGGTGAAGAATGGCCTGATGGCGAGGATCGAGAGGAGGGATCGCAAGTGA